Proteins encoded within one genomic window of Ideonella dechloratans:
- the ychF gene encoding redox-regulated ATPase YchF, translated as MSLKCGIVGLPNVGKSTLFNALTKAGIAAENYPFCTIEPNVGVVEVPDPRLAKLAEIVKPERILPAIVEFVDIAGLVAGASKGEGLGNQFLSHIRETDAIVNVVRCFEDPNVIHVAGKVDPIADIEVIQTELCLADLTTVEKSLQRYTKAARSGNDKEAAALVKVLEKCQAALDQAQPVRSIDFSKEELVILKPLCLITAKPAMFVGNVAEDGFENNPFLDRLREYAAAQKGEVVAICAKTEAELAEMEDEDRAMFLAEMGQDEPGLNRLIRAAFKLLGLQTYFTAGVKEVRAWTIHIGDTAPQAAGVIHTDFERGFIRAQTIAYEDFIQYKGEQGAKDAGKMRAEGKEYVVKDGDVLNFLFNV; from the coding sequence ATGAGCCTCAAGTGCGGCATCGTCGGCCTGCCCAACGTCGGCAAGTCCACCCTGTTCAATGCCTTGACCAAGGCCGGCATCGCCGCCGAGAACTACCCCTTCTGCACCATCGAGCCCAATGTGGGCGTGGTGGAGGTGCCGGACCCGCGCCTGGCCAAGCTGGCCGAGATCGTCAAGCCCGAGCGCATCCTGCCGGCCATCGTCGAGTTCGTGGACATCGCCGGCCTGGTGGCCGGTGCCTCCAAGGGTGAAGGCCTGGGCAACCAGTTCCTCAGCCACATCCGCGAGACCGACGCCATCGTCAACGTGGTGCGCTGCTTCGAGGACCCGAACGTGATCCACGTGGCCGGCAAGGTCGACCCGATCGCCGACATCGAGGTCATCCAGACCGAGCTGTGCCTGGCCGACCTGACCACGGTGGAAAAGAGCCTGCAGCGCTACACCAAGGCCGCCCGCAGCGGCAACGACAAGGAAGCCGCCGCCTTGGTCAAGGTGCTGGAGAAATGCCAGGCCGCGCTGGACCAGGCCCAGCCCGTGCGCTCCATCGACTTCAGCAAGGAAGAGCTGGTCATCCTCAAGCCACTGTGCCTGATCACCGCCAAGCCGGCGATGTTCGTGGGCAACGTGGCCGAGGACGGCTTCGAGAACAACCCCTTCCTGGACCGCCTGCGCGAGTACGCCGCGGCCCAGAAGGGCGAGGTCGTGGCCATCTGCGCCAAGACCGAGGCCGAGCTGGCCGAGATGGAGGACGAGGACCGTGCGATGTTCCTGGCCGAGATGGGCCAGGACGAGCCGGGCCTGAACCGCCTGATCCGCGCCGCCTTCAAGCTGCTGGGCCTGCAGACCTACTTCACCGCCGGCGTGAAGGAAGTGCGCGCCTGGACCATCCACATCGGCGACACGGCCCCGCAGGCCGCCGGCGTGATCCACACCGACTTCGAGCGCGGCTTCATCCGCGCCCAGACCATCGCCTACGAGGACTTCATCCAGTACAAGGGCGAACAGGGTGCCAAGGACGCCGGCAAGATGCGCGCCGAAGGCAAGGAATACGTCGTCAAGGACGGCGACGTGCTGAACTTCCTGTTCAACGTCTGA
- a CDS encoding tyrosine-type recombinase/integrase, giving the protein MLTDTHCRNAKPKPKLYRLTDHRGLCLEVKPSGVKAWRYRFTLEGKASMFALGEYPAVSLAEARDRCEAARQLVKQGINPAQQRQIDRIKQASDAEITFEKVAREWLQTKDWEDVTKNRRLDMLERVVFGEIGQMPIRAITPAHVLGILQHTVKRGAPTVAAEARRTMSAVFEYAVATLRADSDPVWPVRKALPANKTQHKTALTTAQIGKLLNDFDNHRCTFQINYCMQLMWWTLARPSEVAEAEWAEIDLDRAQWRIPAERMKARKEHVAPLPTQAVEMLRGLKAITGQRKHLFPGRDNRNTPMSVASLRQALKVLGWAGTYSPHATRTTGSTRLNEMGYRPDAIEAQLAHSDQNNVRRAYNHATYFEERQVMMQDWADHLVQWRAAVHERP; this is encoded by the coding sequence ATGCTGACCGACACCCACTGTCGCAATGCCAAACCCAAGCCCAAGCTTTACCGGCTCACCGACCACCGCGGCCTGTGCCTAGAGGTCAAGCCCAGCGGCGTGAAGGCCTGGCGGTACCGGTTCACGCTGGAGGGCAAGGCCAGCATGTTCGCTCTGGGGGAGTACCCCGCCGTCAGCCTGGCCGAGGCACGAGACCGGTGCGAAGCCGCACGCCAACTCGTCAAGCAAGGCATCAACCCCGCCCAGCAGCGGCAGATCGACCGCATCAAGCAAGCCAGCGACGCCGAAATCACCTTCGAGAAGGTGGCCCGCGAGTGGCTGCAAACCAAAGATTGGGAAGACGTCACCAAGAACCGGCGCCTGGACATGCTGGAGCGCGTGGTGTTTGGCGAGATCGGCCAGATGCCCATCCGAGCCATCACACCTGCCCATGTGCTGGGCATCCTGCAGCACACGGTCAAACGCGGCGCCCCCACCGTGGCCGCCGAAGCCCGCCGCACCATGTCAGCCGTGTTCGAGTACGCCGTGGCCACGCTGCGTGCCGACAGCGACCCAGTCTGGCCCGTTCGCAAGGCCTTGCCCGCCAACAAGACGCAGCACAAGACCGCCCTCACCACCGCGCAGATTGGCAAGCTGCTGAACGACTTCGACAACCACCGCTGCACTTTTCAGATCAACTACTGCATGCAGCTCATGTGGTGGACCTTGGCGAGACCCAGCGAAGTGGCCGAAGCCGAATGGGCCGAGATCGACTTGGACCGCGCCCAATGGCGCATTCCCGCCGAGCGCATGAAGGCCCGCAAAGAGCACGTGGCGCCTCTGCCGACGCAGGCCGTGGAGATGCTCAGAGGCCTCAAGGCCATCACCGGACAGCGCAAGCACCTCTTCCCCGGCCGTGACAACCGAAACACCCCGATGTCCGTTGCATCACTCAGGCAGGCTTTGAAAGTTCTAGGCTGGGCCGGCACCTACAGCCCCCATGCCACCCGCACCACGGGCAGCACCCGGCTCAACGAGATGGGCTACCGGCCCGATGCCATCGAAGCCCAGCTCGCGCACTCCGACCAGAACAACGTGCGCCGCGCCTACAACCACGCCACCTACTTCGAGGAGCGCCAAGTGATGATGCAGGACTGGGCCGACCACCTCGTGCAATGGAGAGCTGCCGTTCATGAGCGCCCCTAG
- a CDS encoding DsbC family protein, whose amino-acid sequence MKSLSSTTGRRLQLGAVVLALSGAALSSALADEAAIRKNLADRMPGLPKIDEVSKTPIPGLYEVRIGTDILYTDEAANHIIEGSLYDTRTHTDLTKARVDKLTAIDFAQLPLKDAIVWKQGNGSRKLAVFADPNCGYCKRLEKDLVNVKDVTIYTFVIPILGADSAVKARDIWCAKDNGKVWRTWMTAGTVPPKSMDPKCDTSALDRNLAMSRKYKVNGTPALVFENGTRVPGAIGGEQIEKQLTNAQKS is encoded by the coding sequence ATGAAATCGCTCTCTTCCACCACCGGTCGCCGCCTGCAACTGGGTGCCGTGGTGCTGGCCCTGTCCGGCGCGGCCCTCTCCTCGGCCCTGGCCGACGAGGCGGCGATCCGCAAGAACCTGGCCGATCGCATGCCCGGCCTGCCCAAGATCGACGAGGTCAGCAAGACCCCGATCCCGGGCCTGTACGAGGTGCGCATCGGCACCGACATCCTCTACACCGACGAGGCGGCCAACCACATCATCGAGGGTTCGCTCTACGACACCCGCACCCACACCGACCTGACCAAGGCCCGGGTGGACAAGCTCACCGCCATCGATTTCGCCCAGCTGCCGCTGAAGGACGCCATCGTCTGGAAGCAGGGCAACGGCAGCCGCAAGCTGGCCGTCTTCGCCGACCCCAACTGCGGCTACTGCAAGCGCCTGGAGAAGGACCTGGTCAACGTGAAGGACGTGACCATCTACACCTTCGTCATTCCCATCCTGGGGGCGGATTCGGCGGTCAAGGCGCGCGACATCTGGTGCGCCAAGGACAACGGCAAGGTCTGGCGTACCTGGATGACGGCCGGCACCGTGCCGCCCAAGTCCATGGATCCGAAGTGCGACACCTCGGCCCTGGACCGCAATCTGGCCATGAGCCGCAAGTACAAGGTCAACGGCACGCCCGCCCTGGTGTTCGAGAACGGCACCCGGGTGCCGGGCGCCATCGGTGGCGAGCAGATCGAGAAGCAGCTGACCAACGCCCAGAAGTCCTGA
- a CDS encoding FAD-dependent monooxygenase has translation MTPFDVRILGTGIVSRAAALSLARIGLNVALQARPEGAPASTDVRTYALNPSSVQLLERLRAWTTLPEDARTAVLDMQVQGDAHASRIEFSAWRQAVPALAWIVDAGALENVLDAAAGFAPQVTLQAEPGPAPLTLVCEGKASLSRAQLGARFVRHAYGHTAVAARLVADRPHAGCARQWFRAPDILGLLPFDRPEAGCSYGLVWSLPQSEAQRWLAAAPEEFEAGLMAATGGEAGQLRLAGERAAWPLALGHAEPVTGPGWALLGDAAHQVHPLAGQGLNLGLADVVALTEVLADREVWRALGDPALLRRYARRRALPTWAMARVTDGLWHLFAHENVGWRELRNHGLSLVNHLAPVKRWLASQALDV, from the coding sequence ATGACCCCCTTCGACGTGCGCATCCTGGGCACCGGCATCGTCAGCCGGGCGGCCGCGCTGAGCCTGGCCCGCATCGGCCTGAACGTGGCCCTGCAGGCCCGGCCGGAAGGCGCGCCCGCCAGCACCGATGTGCGCACCTACGCGCTCAACCCGTCCTCGGTGCAGTTGCTGGAGCGTCTGCGCGCCTGGACGACCCTGCCGGAGGATGCCCGCACCGCGGTGCTGGACATGCAGGTGCAGGGCGATGCCCACGCCTCGCGCATCGAGTTCTCGGCCTGGCGCCAGGCCGTGCCGGCCCTGGCCTGGATCGTCGACGCCGGGGCCCTGGAGAACGTGCTGGACGCCGCGGCCGGCTTCGCGCCGCAGGTCACGCTGCAGGCCGAGCCGGGCCCCGCGCCGCTGACCCTGGTCTGCGAGGGCAAGGCCTCGCTCAGCCGGGCCCAACTGGGGGCGCGCTTCGTGCGCCATGCCTACGGCCACACCGCGGTGGCCGCCCGGCTGGTGGCCGACCGGCCGCACGCCGGCTGTGCGCGGCAGTGGTTCCGGGCGCCGGACATCCTGGGCCTGCTGCCCTTCGACCGGCCCGAGGCCGGGTGCAGCTACGGTCTGGTGTGGTCGCTGCCGCAGAGCGAAGCCCAGCGCTGGCTGGCCGCGGCGCCGGAAGAATTCGAGGCCGGGCTGATGGCCGCCACCGGCGGCGAGGCTGGCCAGCTGCGGCTGGCTGGCGAGCGCGCCGCCTGGCCGCTGGCCCTGGGCCATGCCGAGCCCGTCACCGGCCCCGGCTGGGCCCTGCTGGGCGACGCGGCCCACCAGGTGCACCCGCTGGCCGGCCAGGGTCTGAACCTGGGCCTGGCCGACGTGGTGGCCCTGACCGAGGTGCTGGCCGACCGCGAGGTCTGGCGCGCCCTGGGCGACCCGGCCCTGCTGCGCCGCTACGCCCGCCGGCGGGCCCTGCCGACCTGGGCCATGGCCCGGGTCACCGATGGCCTGTGGCACCTGTTCGCCCATGAAAACGTGGGATGGCGGGAACTCCGCAACCACGGCCTGAGTCTGGTCAACCATCTGGCGCCGGTGAAGCGCTGGCTGGCCAGCCAGGCGCTGGATGTCTGA
- a CDS encoding helix-turn-helix transcriptional regulator — MLRVIRIQDVCDKIALSRTSLWRLCKTTDFPRPIQLGGRVAGFLEHEIDAWLEQQAAQRHKAQEVK, encoded by the coding sequence ATGCTGCGCGTTATCCGCATTCAAGACGTCTGCGACAAGATCGCCCTGAGCCGAACCTCTTTGTGGCGGCTGTGCAAGACCACCGACTTCCCCCGTCCCATCCAGTTAGGCGGCCGCGTGGCCGGCTTCCTGGAGCACGAGATTGACGCTTGGCTGGAGCAGCAAGCGGCCCAGCGCCACAAGGCGCAGGAGGTTAAGTGA
- a CDS encoding DUF3429 domain-containing protein: MNATNPSGVVHHAAPPMPAEPPLRARQYGHAGLIPFVFGTLLLWLVYPDLQPWVALGLAAYGAVIVSFLGGIHWGLAMSAGAPGQRAFGWAMVPPLVAWLALVMPAHAGLVVLGVMLVVCYLVDRRLYLDKGMGAWLTLRFRLTVIAALCCFLGAAGT, encoded by the coding sequence ATGAACGCGACGAATCCTTCCGGCGTGGTGCACCACGCCGCACCGCCCATGCCGGCGGAACCGCCCCTGCGGGCGCGCCAGTACGGCCATGCCGGCCTCATTCCCTTCGTTTTCGGCACCTTGCTGCTGTGGCTGGTCTACCCCGACCTGCAGCCCTGGGTGGCGCTGGGCCTGGCCGCCTACGGAGCCGTCATCGTCTCCTTCCTGGGCGGCATCCACTGGGGCCTGGCCATGAGCGCCGGCGCGCCGGGGCAGCGGGCCTTCGGCTGGGCCATGGTGCCGCCGCTGGTGGCCTGGCTGGCGCTGGTCATGCCGGCCCACGCCGGGCTGGTGGTGCTGGGCGTGATGCTGGTGGTCTGCTACCTGGTGGACCGCCGGCTCTATCTGGACAAGGGCATGGGCGCCTGGCTCACCCTGCGTTTTCGCCTGACGGTGATCGCCGCCCTGTGCTGCTTCCTGGGTGCCGCCGGCACCTGA